The following coding sequences are from one Candidatus Nitrohelix vancouverensis window:
- the fliF gene encoding flagellar M-ring protein FliF: MDSLNEFFTNLSERFNELSQGKKVMALTLVAAAIGSLVVMSFWARTPDMQLLYANLSENDAAAIVDKLKTSQTPYELANQGKTIRVPSDAVYELRLQMASEGLPEGTDVGLEVFDKSALGMTEFIQKLNYQRALQGELARTIRTLDAVEQARVHLVIPKETLFIRDKPKGKASVTLKIKPGQNLSKGQIQGIVHLVSASVEGINAADVVVVDLKGNLLSGDSEATEGAMMTASNYQHKQRVEKEMEKKILNMLEEALGKGKVIARVAATLDFEKVVRTEEIYDPDSQVVRSQQTVTEATLGAVPPGGIPGVQTLVPGGEGGDGAAGQAAKRDKSNLTQNFEINKVVRHVTKPTGEIDSLSVAVLIDGVMAGDPLEYQPRPQEEMSKYLEIVQSAVGYNPDRGDQIKVENIQFDRSLLQDEQQRLEREGQIDLGLQVAKYLLGAIFIILFFTRIVRPLVDWLTTTVEVVPEQQELTDHEMVALDEEKKRIGQLANETARLRETVGEFVAADPKFTAGIIRKWMKEKA; encoded by the coding sequence ATGGACTCCCTGAACGAATTTTTCACCAACCTTTCGGAACGCTTCAACGAACTGTCGCAAGGCAAAAAGGTCATGGCCCTGACGCTGGTCGCCGCCGCCATCGGCTCGCTGGTCGTCATGTCTTTCTGGGCGCGCACTCCGGACATGCAACTGCTTTACGCCAATTTGTCCGAGAACGACGCCGCCGCCATCGTCGACAAATTGAAAACGTCCCAAACGCCTTACGAGCTTGCCAATCAGGGAAAAACCATTCGCGTTCCCAGCGATGCGGTTTATGAGCTTCGCCTGCAAATGGCCAGCGAAGGCTTGCCGGAAGGAACCGACGTCGGACTCGAAGTCTTCGACAAATCCGCTCTCGGGATGACGGAGTTCATTCAGAAATTGAATTACCAGCGCGCCCTGCAAGGCGAACTGGCTCGAACCATTCGAACGCTGGACGCCGTAGAACAGGCCCGGGTTCACCTCGTGATTCCCAAAGAAACCTTGTTCATCCGCGACAAGCCAAAAGGCAAGGCCTCCGTCACACTGAAAATCAAACCCGGTCAGAATCTGAGCAAAGGCCAGATACAAGGCATCGTCCACCTCGTTTCCGCCAGCGTTGAAGGCATCAACGCCGCCGACGTTGTGGTCGTCGACCTCAAGGGAAATCTCCTTTCAGGCGACAGCGAAGCCACCGAAGGGGCCATGATGACCGCTTCCAACTACCAGCACAAACAGCGCGTCGAAAAGGAGATGGAGAAAAAGATCCTGAACATGCTCGAAGAAGCGCTTGGCAAAGGCAAAGTCATCGCCCGCGTCGCCGCGACGCTGGATTTTGAGAAAGTGGTTCGCACCGAAGAAATCTACGATCCCGATTCTCAGGTCGTCCGCAGTCAACAAACCGTCACCGAAGCGACCCTCGGCGCCGTACCTCCAGGGGGCATTCCCGGAGTGCAGACTCTGGTGCCCGGAGGCGAAGGCGGAGATGGCGCCGCAGGACAGGCCGCCAAACGCGACAAATCCAATCTCACGCAGAATTTTGAAATCAACAAAGTTGTTCGCCACGTCACCAAGCCCACCGGCGAAATTGACAGTCTCTCCGTCGCGGTCCTCATCGACGGCGTGATGGCAGGCGACCCGCTGGAATATCAGCCTCGCCCTCAGGAAGAAATGAGCAAATACCTCGAAATCGTCCAATCCGCAGTCGGTTACAACCCCGACCGAGGCGATCAGATCAAGGTGGAAAACATCCAGTTCGACCGCAGTCTGCTTCAGGATGAGCAACAGCGACTGGAGCGCGAAGGCCAGATCGACCTCGGTCTGCAAGTTGCAAAATATCTCCTTGGCGCTATATTTATAATATTGTTCTTCACGCGAATTGTCCGCCCTCTGGTGGACTGGTTAACGACGACGGTCGAGGTGGTTCCCGAGCAACAAGAATTGACCGATCACGAAATGGTCGCCCTGGATGAAGAGAAAAAACGCATCGGCCAACTGGCAAACGAAACCGCCCGCCTGAGAGAAACCGTGGGAGAATTCGTCGCCGCCGATCCAAAATTCACCGCAGGCATCATTCGTAAATGGATGAAGGAAAAGGCATGA
- a CDS encoding HDOD domain-containing protein, with translation MREKTLALLEQFKSQDSLPSLPTQIIRILEETSRSSSMDYNIIELIQYDPSMAMRVLKLANSPLYGYSGEIGSLQQAAGLLGPDALKNIILTTPILERYYDAERAALDLDFPVFWLHMQLKAAIAGRIARLRGQMEVDVCFTAGLIHETGKLALAIRAPALMKKIMTHAKDHNLFLTQAGVSVAEFSHLDIAVHLAEAGRLPKRLSQSLAVCDYDANADFASAIGAVVRLANYYAWRLGYPDGIEVKGPDKPLTAIAALEISEQNFDSWEEPLRVLAAETVEFLDY, from the coding sequence ATGCGGGAGAAGACCTTGGCTCTGCTTGAACAATTCAAATCGCAGGATTCCCTGCCGTCTCTGCCCACGCAGATCATCCGAATTCTCGAAGAGACGAGTCGTAGTTCGTCGATGGATTACAACATCATTGAGTTGATCCAATACGATCCATCGATGGCGATGCGCGTATTGAAACTTGCGAATTCCCCTCTCTATGGCTATTCGGGAGAGATCGGTTCACTGCAACAGGCGGCGGGTCTTCTTGGCCCGGACGCCTTGAAAAATATTATTTTGACGACTCCCATTCTGGAGCGTTACTACGATGCGGAGCGAGCGGCGCTGGACCTCGATTTTCCCGTTTTTTGGTTGCACATGCAATTGAAGGCGGCGATTGCTGGACGGATCGCGCGATTGCGGGGACAAATGGAAGTCGACGTTTGCTTCACGGCGGGGCTGATTCACGAAACCGGCAAGCTGGCGCTGGCGATTCGCGCTCCGGCTCTGATGAAAAAAATCATGACTCACGCGAAGGATCACAATTTGTTTCTGACGCAGGCTGGAGTGAGCGTTGCGGAATTTTCACATCTGGATATCGCGGTTCATCTCGCTGAAGCAGGGCGCTTGCCCAAACGTTTGTCGCAGTCGCTGGCGGTTTGCGATTATGACGCGAACGCGGATTTTGCCAGCGCGATCGGCGCGGTGGTGAGGCTGGCGAATTACTATGCGTGGCGTCTGGGGTACCCGGATGGCATCGAAGTCAAGGGGCCGGACAAGCCTTTGACAGCTATTGCAGCGTTGGAAATTTCAGAGCAAAACTTCGATTCCTGGGAGGAGCCGTTGCGGGTGTTAGCCGCTGAAACGGTCGAGTTTCTGGACTACTGA
- a CDS encoding sensor domain-containing diguanylate cyclase produces the protein MNPNDKEHLKHSELIMVRSLLKRQNSMLGKSMEHLDRLIYLQKSMSLLSCDEINRVLISKLPYILSVNYFSLFLYDKSRRYLQTECHNHPGMDKMVQIHYSESEIMRDAITSGSYVLEHDFLKCKYFTGKTNPLFKSPFFVSIPLMIENEIIGALNLNDSENDFFNVNDLDFALNISEFIALSLSNAKLYEKTQIDAVTDGLTGLTNRQQMAVLLDKEMERCLRYSSTLSVIMLDVDYFKKVNDTYGHQVGDDVLMVLSDMLKRVCRSNDVAARYGGEEFLMALPETPEKGALQIAERIRSEMERYEFQAGELKFQVTISCGVASFDSKDLNSVDALIKVADSALYRAKESGRNRIVLGNAGEDLGSA, from the coding sequence ATGAATCCAAACGATAAAGAGCATCTCAAGCACAGTGAGTTGATCATGGTGCGATCTCTGCTCAAGCGCCAAAACTCGATGCTGGGCAAATCCATGGAGCATTTGGATCGTCTGATCTATCTGCAAAAAAGCATGAGTTTGTTGAGCTGCGATGAAATCAACCGGGTTTTGATCTCCAAACTGCCCTACATTCTATCCGTCAACTATTTCAGCCTTTTTCTATACGACAAGAGCAGACGGTATTTGCAAACCGAATGCCACAACCATCCGGGCATGGACAAGATGGTGCAAATTCACTATAGCGAGTCGGAAATCATGCGAGACGCGATCACGAGCGGCTCTTATGTTCTGGAGCATGATTTCTTAAAATGTAAGTATTTTACGGGCAAGACCAATCCACTTTTTAAAAGCCCGTTTTTTGTTTCGATTCCTTTAATGATCGAAAATGAAATCATTGGCGCCCTGAACCTGAACGATAGCGAGAATGATTTTTTTAATGTGAACGATCTGGATTTTGCCCTGAACATCTCCGAGTTTATCGCCCTGTCTCTGAGCAACGCCAAGCTCTATGAGAAAACGCAAATCGATGCGGTGACGGACGGTTTGACGGGTTTGACCAACCGGCAACAAATGGCGGTACTTCTGGACAAGGAAATGGAGCGTTGTTTGCGTTACAGTTCCACCCTGTCCGTCATCATGCTCGATGTGGACTATTTCAAGAAGGTGAATGACACTTACGGGCATCAGGTGGGGGACGATGTGTTGATGGTCTTGTCGGACATGTTGAAGCGGGTGTGCCGCTCCAACGACGTCGCCGCTCGCTACGGCGGCGAAGAGTTCCTGATGGCTTTGCCGGAGACGCCAGAAAAGGGCGCCCTGCAGATCGCAGAGCGGATTCGAAGCGAGATGGAGCGTTATGAGTTTCAGGCGGGGGAATTGAAGTTCCAGGTCACGATCAGTTGCGGCGTGGCCAGTTTTGACTCTAAGGATTTGAACAGCGTTGACGCTCTGATCAAAGTTGCCGACTCGGCTCTGTATCGGGCGAAGGAAAGCGGTAGAAACCGGATCGTTTTGGGAAATGCGGGAGAAGACCTTGGCTCTGCTTGA
- a CDS encoding PAS domain-containing protein has translation MEDSPLKEFDKKEVEVLNRAFAAFNEATQQLQSSYDNLEARIKVLDLELARKNEELEQNLQEKEEVKNYLHNILESLTTGVVVVDANGIITTFNRTAETIFSLSAEHCMGKSLKAAFDTDLFENIISRSAQMPGASLSIDREIEIGKRKACWLRISASPVKTPNEESIGTVLILQDITHLRRLEEEAQRNQRLRATGEMAAGIAHEIRNPLASIELFASLLKQDLKEDDEKRALAERISSGVKNMDRIISSVLLFAQSAQPSRQKCDVDELIDGLLENSSELMIPENISVHKKLATAKILANGDDALLKQVFVNLLRNAIQAMPDGGTLSVETCIDAPASSDAQADPSGRRFVRISIADDGMGIPAEKRDNIFNPFFTTKDKGTGLGLSICHNIVKAHQGAIDLEATEGPGSTFIVKIPCWDAELDDQ, from the coding sequence ATGGAAGACTCTCCACTGAAAGAATTTGACAAAAAAGAAGTCGAAGTGCTCAACCGGGCTTTCGCCGCGTTTAACGAAGCCACCCAGCAACTGCAGAGTTCTTACGACAATCTGGAAGCGCGGATCAAGGTCCTCGACCTCGAACTCGCCCGGAAAAATGAAGAGCTGGAACAGAACCTTCAGGAGAAGGAAGAGGTCAAGAATTACCTGCACAATATTCTGGAGAGTCTGACCACCGGAGTCGTCGTTGTCGACGCAAACGGAATCATCACCACATTCAACCGCACGGCGGAGACAATTTTCTCCCTCAGCGCAGAGCATTGCATGGGCAAAAGCCTCAAGGCCGCCTTCGACACCGATCTGTTTGAAAATATCATCTCCCGTTCGGCGCAGATGCCCGGCGCATCGCTCTCTATCGACAGGGAAATCGAGATCGGAAAACGCAAGGCCTGCTGGCTCAGGATTTCCGCCTCCCCCGTCAAAACGCCCAATGAAGAATCCATCGGCACCGTATTGATCCTGCAAGACATCACGCACTTGCGCCGCCTCGAAGAAGAAGCCCAGCGCAACCAGCGTTTACGCGCCACCGGCGAAATGGCGGCGGGCATCGCGCATGAAATCCGCAACCCGCTGGCCAGCATCGAATTGTTCGCCTCCCTGCTCAAGCAGGATCTCAAGGAAGACGACGAAAAACGCGCGCTGGCGGAACGCATCTCATCAGGCGTCAAGAACATGGACCGCATCATCTCCAGCGTTCTCCTATTCGCGCAATCGGCGCAACCGTCGAGACAAAAATGCGATGTCGATGAATTGATCGATGGCCTGCTGGAAAACTCCAGCGAACTGATGATCCCCGAAAACATAAGCGTCCACAAAAAACTCGCGACGGCAAAAATCCTCGCCAATGGCGACGACGCCCTGCTCAAACAAGTCTTCGTCAACCTCTTGCGCAACGCGATTCAGGCCATGCCCGACGGCGGAACGCTGAGCGTTGAAACCTGCATCGACGCCCCGGCAAGCTCCGACGCGCAAGCCGACCCCTCCGGGCGACGCTTCGTCAGGATCAGCATCGCCGACGACGGTATGGGCATCCCTGCGGAAAAACGCGACAATATATTCAATCCATTTTTCACCACCAAAGACAAGGGCACCGGACTGGGGCTTTCCATCTGCCACAATATCGTGAAAGCTCACCAGGGCGCGATCGATCTGGAAGCGACGGAAGGACCAGGCTCCACCTTCATCGTAAAAATCCCCTGCTGGGACGCGGAACTCGATGACCAATAA
- a CDS encoding sigma-54-dependent Fis family transcriptional regulator has protein sequence MTNNNDKKILVVDDEEDMRIALETTLKRENYQTQSAKNGAEALERLESDAYDLVVTDVKMPGMSGLELLRSIKTQWPQTQVVMMTAFEIIDNAVDAMKAGAFDFLIKPFQADVLVSAVHRALKTSGVTTPSVDNPRIAGSGERAIITQNKKMQELLTFAEHIAYSKSTVLISGETGTGKELFSRFIHQRSPRASQPFLAINCAALPENLLETELFGHEKGAFTGASQRKEGKFELAHNGTLLLDEVTEMSLPLQAKLLRVLQEHEVDKVGGKRPIPVDVRVIATTNADVKSRIKKNEFREDLYYRLNVIPIKLPPLRERKEDIPTLAQHFLDSHCKEISKKIASIHPDTLALLKNYTWPGNVREFGNIIERAALMCQGETLLPGHLFFDEDEDANGSATFAESGFQGTIHEMEKALILKTLEETNGNKTQAAERLGISIRTLRNKLTEYQNS, from the coding sequence ATGACCAATAACAACGACAAAAAAATTCTCGTGGTGGACGACGAAGAGGACATGCGCATCGCCCTCGAAACCACGCTCAAACGCGAAAACTATCAGACCCAATCGGCGAAAAACGGCGCCGAAGCGCTGGAGCGACTGGAAAGCGACGCCTACGATCTGGTCGTCACCGACGTCAAAATGCCGGGCATGAGCGGACTCGAACTCCTGCGCTCCATCAAGACCCAATGGCCGCAGACTCAGGTCGTCATGATGACCGCCTTCGAAATCATCGACAACGCCGTCGACGCCATGAAAGCCGGAGCCTTCGATTTTCTCATCAAACCCTTTCAGGCCGACGTGCTGGTCTCCGCCGTACACCGGGCTTTGAAAACATCCGGCGTCACGACGCCCTCTGTCGACAATCCGCGCATCGCCGGATCGGGCGAACGGGCCATCATCACCCAGAATAAAAAAATGCAGGAACTGCTGACCTTCGCCGAACATATCGCCTACAGCAAATCAACCGTTCTCATCAGCGGAGAAACCGGTACCGGCAAGGAATTATTTTCCCGTTTCATCCATCAGCGCAGTCCGCGCGCATCTCAACCCTTTCTCGCTATCAACTGCGCCGCTCTGCCTGAAAACCTGCTCGAAACCGAACTGTTCGGACACGAGAAAGGCGCCTTCACCGGCGCGTCGCAACGCAAGGAAGGCAAGTTTGAACTCGCGCACAACGGCACTCTGCTCCTCGATGAAGTGACCGAAATGAGCCTGCCCCTGCAAGCCAAACTCTTGCGCGTGCTTCAGGAACATGAAGTCGACAAGGTCGGCGGCAAACGCCCGATCCCCGTCGATGTGCGCGTGATCGCGACCACCAACGCCGACGTGAAATCGCGCATCAAGAAAAACGAGTTTCGCGAAGATTTGTATTACCGGCTCAACGTCATCCCCATCAAACTGCCGCCCCTGCGCGAACGCAAGGAAGACATCCCGACGCTGGCCCAGCACTTTCTCGACAGCCACTGCAAGGAGATCAGCAAAAAAATCGCTTCCATTCACCCCGACACCCTGGCCCTGCTCAAAAATTACACTTGGCCGGGCAATGTTCGCGAATTTGGCAACATCATCGAACGCGCCGCGCTCATGTGTCAGGGCGAAACACTGCTCCCCGGCCACCTGTTTTTTGACGAGGATGAAGACGCCAACGGAAGCGCCACATTCGCCGAATCCGGCTTTCAGGGCACCATCCACGAGATGGAGAAAGCCCTTATTTTAAAAACGCTTGAAGAAACCAACGGCAACAAAACCCAGGCCGCCGAGCGTCTGGGCATCAGCATACGCACCCTGCGTAATAAACTGACCGAATACCAGAATAGCTGA
- the flgC gene encoding flagellar basal body rod protein FlgC → MDFLNSMRISSSGLSAQRKRMETISSNLANIETTRTAEGGPYRRKDVAITAMPIEDEFGLTLKNEMGENVRQALVTDIVEDQSEPKLVFDPDHPDANESGYVAMPNVDLMTEMVDMISATRSFEANVTAINAAKSMAIRAIDLGR, encoded by the coding sequence ATGGATTTTTTAAACTCAATGCGAATCAGCTCCTCCGGCTTGAGCGCCCAACGCAAGCGCATGGAAACCATTTCAAGCAATCTGGCCAATATTGAAACGACCCGAACCGCCGAAGGCGGGCCTTACCGCCGAAAAGACGTCGCCATCACCGCCATGCCCATCGAAGATGAATTCGGCTTGACCTTGAAAAACGAGATGGGTGAAAACGTACGGCAGGCCCTCGTCACCGACATCGTCGAAGATCAATCCGAACCCAAACTGGTTTTTGATCCCGACCATCCCGACGCCAACGAATCGGGCTACGTCGCGATGCCCAACGTTGATCTGATGACTGAAATGGTGGACATGATCAGCGCCACGCGCTCCTTTGAAGCCAATGTCACCGCGATCAATGCGGCGAAATCCATGGCGATACGCGCCATCGATCTTGGAAGATAA
- the fliG gene encoding flagellar motor switch protein FliG, whose product MARKLTGPEKAAALLMSLGEENAAIVLSALDDREIQTLGNYISALGDIDTTTMDLVTREFHDMVEAGTGGLGIPGMDFLKSTLMKAMDPNKATEILNNITSPGEEMGGGLETVRMLEPRVIAAFLANEHPQTAAIIMAHLDAPVASLVIRELAEEERMEIIRRMATLERVAPGVIRELDEALQNEFRASGAVSGSKLGGIEAAAHVMGSLDRTTETSILTSMDEVDPDLANEIRNLRFTYEDILKIDDQGVQLVMKEVNQEDLLISLKTASDDLKEKLFSNMSERAALMLKEDLESLGPTKISDVEKAQQKVIAICKKLEEEGKIVIGGGADALV is encoded by the coding sequence ATGGCCAGAAAGCTGACAGGGCCAGAAAAAGCCGCCGCCCTATTAATGTCTCTTGGAGAAGAAAACGCCGCCATCGTGCTTTCGGCGCTCGACGACCGGGAAATCCAGACGCTGGGAAACTACATCTCTGCGCTGGGCGATATCGACACCACCACGATGGATCTCGTCACCCGCGAATTTCACGATATGGTGGAAGCGGGCACCGGCGGGCTGGGCATTCCGGGCATGGACTTTCTGAAAAGCACCCTCATGAAAGCCATGGACCCCAACAAGGCCACCGAAATTCTGAACAACATCACATCCCCTGGCGAAGAAATGGGCGGCGGACTGGAAACCGTACGCATGCTCGAACCGAGAGTCATCGCCGCATTTCTGGCCAACGAACATCCGCAAACCGCGGCGATCATCATGGCGCATCTGGACGCGCCCGTCGCCAGTCTGGTGATCCGCGAACTGGCTGAAGAAGAACGCATGGAAATCATCCGACGCATGGCGACGCTCGAACGCGTTGCTCCCGGCGTGATCCGCGAACTCGACGAAGCCCTGCAAAACGAATTCCGCGCCTCCGGCGCCGTTTCCGGCAGCAAACTGGGAGGCATTGAAGCCGCCGCGCATGTCATGGGTTCGCTCGACCGCACCACGGAAACCTCGATCCTCACTTCCATGGATGAAGTCGACCCCGATCTCGCAAACGAAATTCGCAACCTGCGCTTCACTTACGAAGACATTCTCAAAATCGACGACCAGGGCGTTCAGCTGGTCATGAAAGAAGTGAATCAGGAAGACCTGCTCATTTCTCTGAAAACCGCCAGCGACGACTTGAAGGAAAAATTATTCTCAAACATGTCCGAACGCGCCGCCTTGATGCTGAAAGAAGATCTTGAATCCCTCGGGCCGACAAAAATCAGCGACGTTGAAAAGGCCCAGCAAAAAGTCATCGCGATTTGTAAAAAGCTCGAAGAGGAAGGCAAAATCGTGATCGGCGGAGGCGCAGACGCTCTTGTCTAA
- a CDS encoding tetratricopeptide repeat protein, translating to MSRGIYFALYFGKTNCDKIPMLNTKLQTFVRIALILALGLSASSVNAQEIGGLFAPDSTIKRLRIGPHPEYTRILVDLSKPTTYQVKADFLKKLIVLEFPNVAAGPDLHSRRFVDKNLEQISVENLGDVVRLSLKLQNANTRFFHHLNMDPPQVVLDLEGRTTELGKISTRKSSKAKQAPKEAQTKTQTTPEPEKKDAPFIPGINQQQIKNIVEQHETSKDKDGWEDYQKALTLFQLRDYKGSGKLFTQFIKDHPESKYLDHIYYLNAEAEFNAVFTTEENPIYEHALEAYKQAVRRFPKSRFFDHALHKLAFIYDRMNYVLEARTLYNEGIKRNSRSLYNEAREGGLASMLMKVGQYKEAYEAFQKLLKKAPKDPNAKVALFDIADHFYQIKDYDQAIKVYEEATKRWPDVLAERPEIDYNMAEIYYARREFPAARKHYFDLVNLNPTLPIAHQAINRIGDSYLLEGKEMDALSVFDESSKRNPGKPDSQYGTIRMADIGVKNPGLPVQDIVFKVDPYFNPFKTYEQIEKNAKSVDILAEVTLSKGIAYLREQNFLNAIETFKKLLPLGASSKYYQEAKKYIRQTLIQLVDVYTREKGYLPILYAYSDFTGLSLGKLQNLRTLIQIGEAYQNIGMFQEALKFYEQVKRMDSRETFADRIFLNLGRIHLTNDNFDEAEMVAQGFLTKYPRSVRVPAAIELLAEANQKQNKYDEALGNYKTLLGKDGADISRTFYRMAQIHEIQKDFPSSIQEYGNAIANFDKTMVNAIPEYIQESYYKLGILNYQQRDYPQALKTLETAIQLYPKHPLREWAEMLRAEIYKETNDGEKALSQLASLATGEGFDDLMKQAAKTRMQVLDWEKKIKDQL from the coding sequence ATGAGCCGCGGCATATATTTTGCTTTGTACTTTGGCAAGACTAATTGCGACAAAATTCCGATGCTGAATACAAAACTACAAACATTTGTTCGAATCGCCCTGATCCTGGCCCTCGGCCTCTCGGCCTCTTCTGTCAACGCGCAGGAGATTGGCGGACTTTTCGCGCCCGATTCCACCATCAAGCGACTGCGCATCGGGCCGCACCCCGAATACACCCGAATTCTGGTAGATCTCAGCAAACCGACGACTTATCAGGTAAAAGCTGATTTCCTGAAGAAGCTGATTGTCCTGGAATTCCCCAACGTCGCCGCCGGACCGGACCTCCATTCTCGCCGTTTCGTGGATAAAAATCTCGAACAAATATCAGTCGAGAACTTAGGAGATGTCGTTCGTCTTTCTTTAAAATTACAAAACGCAAACACCCGTTTTTTTCACCATCTGAATATGGACCCGCCTCAGGTCGTGCTCGATCTGGAAGGTCGCACAACCGAACTGGGTAAAATATCGACTCGTAAAAGCTCTAAAGCAAAACAAGCTCCAAAAGAAGCCCAAACCAAAACACAGACAACGCCAGAACCAGAGAAAAAAGACGCCCCCTTCATTCCAGGCATCAATCAGCAACAAATCAAAAATATCGTCGAACAACACGAAACCAGCAAAGACAAAGACGGCTGGGAAGACTATCAGAAAGCTCTGACCCTGTTTCAACTGAGGGACTACAAAGGCTCGGGCAAGCTGTTCACTCAATTCATCAAGGATCATCCCGAAAGCAAATACCTCGATCATATTTACTATCTCAATGCCGAGGCTGAATTCAACGCCGTCTTCACGACCGAAGAAAACCCGATCTACGAACACGCTTTGGAAGCCTACAAACAAGCCGTCAGGCGTTTTCCAAAGTCGCGCTTCTTCGATCACGCTCTGCACAAACTGGCTTTCATTTACGACCGCATGAACTATGTGCTGGAAGCGCGGACGCTTTACAACGAAGGCATCAAGAGAAATTCAAGGAGCCTTTACAACGAAGCCAGAGAAGGCGGCCTCGCCTCCATGTTGATGAAGGTCGGTCAATACAAGGAGGCTTACGAAGCCTTTCAGAAACTGCTGAAAAAAGCGCCCAAAGACCCCAACGCCAAAGTCGCCCTGTTTGATATCGCCGATCATTTTTATCAAATCAAGGATTACGATCAGGCCATCAAGGTCTACGAAGAAGCCACCAAACGTTGGCCCGATGTTTTGGCGGAACGCCCGGAGATCGATTACAACATGGCCGAAATTTATTATGCGCGCAGAGAGTTCCCCGCGGCGCGCAAGCATTATTTCGATCTGGTCAATCTCAATCCCACGCTCCCGATAGCGCATCAGGCCATCAACCGGATTGGCGACTCCTATCTTCTCGAAGGCAAAGAGATGGACGCCTTGTCCGTGTTCGACGAATCCTCCAAGCGCAATCCGGGGAAACCGGACTCTCAATACGGAACCATTCGCATGGCGGACATCGGCGTGAAAAACCCCGGTCTGCCCGTGCAGGATATTGTTTTCAAGGTCGACCCTTATTTCAATCCCTTCAAAACCTATGAGCAAATTGAAAAAAACGCAAAGAGCGTCGACATTCTGGCGGAAGTCACATTGAGCAAAGGCATCGCTTACCTGCGCGAACAAAATTTCCTCAACGCCATCGAAACCTTCAAGAAACTGTTACCCCTGGGCGCCAGTTCAAAATATTATCAGGAAGCTAAAAAATACATCCGTCAGACCTTGATTCAACTGGTCGACGTGTACACACGCGAAAAGGGATACCTGCCCATCTTGTACGCATACAGCGATTTCACCGGTCTGTCTCTCGGCAAGCTCCAGAATTTACGGACCCTCATACAAATTGGCGAGGCCTATCAGAACATCGGCATGTTTCAGGAAGCCTTGAAATTCTACGAACAGGTCAAGCGCATGGACTCGCGCGAAACCTTTGCCGACCGTATCTTTCTCAATCTGGGACGGATTCACCTGACCAACGATAATTTTGACGAAGCGGAAATGGTCGCTCAGGGCTTTTTAACCAAATACCCGAGAAGCGTGCGCGTTCCAGCGGCGATCGAACTGCTCGCAGAGGCCAATCAGAAACAGAATAAATACGATGAAGCGCTGGGCAACTACAAAACCCTGCTCGGCAAAGACGGCGCGGATATTTCCCGCACCTTCTACCGCATGGCGCAAATCCACGAAATCCAGAAGGATTTCCCCTCTTCCATTCAAGAGTACGGCAACGCCATCGCCAATTTCGACAAAACCATGGTCAACGCGATCCCGGAATACATTCAGGAGTCTTACTACAAACTTGGAATCCTGAATTACCAGCAACGCGATTACCCCCAGGCGCTCAAAACTCTGGAAACCGCAATACAACTCTACCCCAAACATCCTTTGAGAGAATGGGCTGAAATGTTACGCGCCGAGATTTACAAAGAAACCAACGACGGCGAAAAAGCCCTCTCGCAACTGGCTTCCCTGGCGACGGGAGAGGGTTTCGATGACCTGATGAAACAGGCCGCAAAAACGCGCATGCAAGTGCTCGACTGGGAAAAAAAGATCAAAGACCAGCTCTAA